A part of Candidatus Bathyarchaeia archaeon genomic DNA contains:
- a CDS encoding type II toxin-antitoxin system VapC family toxin has translation MERSPKTLIVDASTATEWFVEETDSEKADLLKKAHETGRLQIAAPDLLVYEVSNALVYHPRLTTEDLAQSIVRLLELDLDLIPPRAEFAVETAKIARKYAVSAYDASYIALADIVGTNCVTADEKLYRKLHGKKPLFLLSGLGREWNLPRE, from the coding sequence GTGGAGAGATCGCCGAAGACCCTCATAGTCGACGCGTCCACCGCGACGGAATGGTTCGTAGAGGAGACTGACTCAGAAAAAGCGGACCTTCTGAAGAAGGCGCATGAGACTGGAAGACTGCAGATAGCCGCCCCAGACCTTCTAGTGTATGAAGTCTCGAACGCGCTCGTCTACCATCCCAGATTGACCACGGAGGATCTCGCCCAAAGCATTGTTAGACTCTTAGAACTTGACCTGGACCTCATCCCGCCGAGAGCAGAATTCGCGGTCGAGACGGCTAAGATCGCCAGAAAGTACGCCGTGTCCGCATACGATGCGAGCTACATTGCCCTGGCGGATATCGTGGGCACTAACTGCGTCACCGCAGACGAGAAGCTCTACAGGAAACTGCACGGAAAGAAACCGCTCTTCCTCCTCAGCGGGCTGGGCCGCGAATGGAACTTGCCCAGGGAGTAG
- a CDS encoding AAA family ATPase, with translation MKGEKCQIAYINIDWTRKTSNSARPILSNNKAACRKLIREVQLSNFMSYKNTSIPLRPGLNLIIGPNGAGKSSILLAISVVLGQAYTERAKKLSELIRWNEQEARISLLLDNEAPKGARPFPQARSDKVLLTRVLKRSGDYHYLLNNKPISKTNLVEGLSRIGLNPDNMLVIMHQLMVGRFGSVSPIDKLLLLEDAVGFGAYRREVLDASSRLQKLTTERETMSSVLEGTRETYLHWQREYEKYELKRKLEDQWKDLQRELLWRRIIRRESSQKRVKDRISSLHAKIDETREEFETSHKQHQQVLIDLAKVSEELEGLREEHLKLEHGRGLRAGALEWISKATDLLRTQQHYLTSLQQRAPDVSVSSESNQLSQVLSDLGGEQERISNTAKTAEQDFEKVRTGISDLTSQLSKNTDLLIESRVKKEVSNFKLALMEQEVQELEVQLRIGEDEIGPLRTQASQLGPVFESPRDLQQISPDVASVQERLRPLAHLSAEVEKMYKSYGELYEDLKKKAEVVEHNRSEVLGELRDRFDRWKLVMDKLLEDLSARYNTLLSEVGSNGRVVIKASKDIEKAGLELYAGFKGNEPVSLDGLAPSGGERTVALIAFLLSLQQFISSPFRAIDEFDVHMDPRNRETVSKLIHAASRATDSSQYIAITPGQVTLPEDNVHVIVVQNVEGSSMVKEIA, from the coding sequence ATGAAAGGCGAAAAATGCCAAATCGCGTATATAAACATTGATTGGACGAGAAAGACTTCTAATTCAGCCAGGCCCATACTCTCCAACAACAAGGCTGCTTGTCGGAAATTGATCCGCGAAGTCCAACTCTCAAACTTCATGTCCTACAAGAACACCAGCATTCCACTCCGACCAGGCCTAAACCTGATCATAGGACCCAACGGCGCAGGAAAATCATCCATACTCCTAGCAATAAGCGTCGTCTTGGGCCAAGCATACACAGAGCGCGCCAAAAAGCTCAGCGAGCTGATACGCTGGAATGAACAAGAAGCCCGCATTTCACTTCTACTAGACAACGAAGCCCCGAAAGGGGCTCGACCATTTCCACAAGCCAGATCAGACAAGGTCCTCCTCACCCGAGTCCTCAAGAGATCTGGAGATTACCACTACTTGCTAAACAACAAACCAATCAGTAAGACAAACCTGGTCGAAGGACTTTCCAGAATAGGACTCAACCCTGACAACATGCTTGTGATAATGCACCAGCTTATGGTCGGACGATTCGGTTCGGTGAGCCCAATTGACAAGCTTCTTCTCTTGGAAGATGCCGTAGGATTTGGAGCGTATCGCCGGGAAGTGCTCGACGCTTCCTCTCGATTACAGAAACTCACAACTGAACGGGAGACAATGTCTTCGGTCCTGGAGGGCACGAGGGAGACGTATTTGCATTGGCAGCGGGAATACGAGAAATATGAGTTGAAAAGGAAACTCGAGGATCAGTGGAAGGACCTTCAGAGAGAACTCCTCTGGAGACGCATTATCAGAAGAGAATCCTCACAAAAACGTGTGAAAGACAGAATCTCTTCCCTTCACGCCAAGATAGATGAAACGAGAGAGGAGTTTGAAACATCTCATAAACAACACCAACAAGTCCTTATCGACCTCGCTAAAGTCTCCGAAGAACTTGAGGGACTTAGGGAAGAACATCTGAAACTTGAACATGGTCGAGGGCTTCGAGCAGGCGCACTAGAATGGATCTCAAAAGCCACTGACCTCCTCAGAACACAGCAGCACTATCTGACCTCGCTTCAGCAAAGGGCTCCCGATGTGAGCGTCTCGTCTGAGAGCAATCAACTTAGCCAAGTGTTGTCGGATCTTGGCGGCGAGCAGGAGCGAATTTCGAACACTGCAAAGACCGCGGAGCAGGACTTCGAGAAAGTGCGCACAGGCATTTCCGACTTAACCTCGCAACTCAGCAAGAATACCGACCTTCTCATAGAGTCCAGAGTCAAGAAAGAGGTCAGCAACTTCAAGCTTGCATTAATGGAACAGGAGGTTCAAGAACTCGAGGTCCAACTTCGGATTGGCGAAGATGAAATCGGTCCCCTTCGAACACAGGCCTCTCAGCTGGGACCAGTCTTTGAGAGTCCTAGAGACCTCCAACAGATTTCACCAGATGTCGCTTCCGTTCAGGAACGATTACGCCCGTTAGCTCATCTCTCGGCTGAAGTCGAGAAGATGTACAAGAGCTATGGAGAGCTTTACGAGGATTTAAAGAAGAAAGCCGAGGTGGTGGAGCACAACAGGTCGGAAGTTCTCGGCGAACTGAGAGATCGGTTTGACCGATGGAAACTGGTCATGGACAAGCTGCTGGAGGATCTCTCCGCAAGATACAACACGCTACTGTCTGAAGTTGGATCAAATGGACGAGTCGTTATCAAAGCCTCCAAAGATATTGAAAAAGCAGGGCTTGAACTCTATGCAGGATTCAAAGGAAACGAACCAGTATCGCTGGACGGTCTAGCTCCAAGTGGCGGCGAGCGGACTGTTGCACTGATCGCATTTCTACTTTCCCTACAACAGTTCATCTCGTCTCCTTTCCGAGCAATCGACGAATTCGACGTTCACATGGACCCGCGAAACAGGGAAACCGTATCCAAGCTCATTCACGCTGCATCACGAGCCACCGATTCAAGCCAGTACATTGCGATAACCCCTGGACAGGTGACCCTTCCCGAGGACAATGTCCATGTCATCGTAGTCCAGAACGTCGAGGGTAGTTCAATGGTTAAGGAGATCGCATGA
- a CDS encoding sulfurtransferase, whose translation MSYAHPEVLVSSDWVQEHLNDPKVRVVEVDYDSVANYQLGHVPGAVLFDWKKDLNHPLERDILSRQQLEQLFARSGITPDTKIVLYGDFNNWFAAYAFWDLQYYNVKNVVLMNGGRKKWIDEDKPLTKDIPTYPSANYKASGPDESVRVYFKQALDLYRRPNVKLVDVRGPKEFTGEVLAPPEYPTEHAQRGGHIPGAVNIPWSHAVREDGTFKSPDELKKLYEDKGIVAGRDIVTYCRIGERSSFTWFVLKYLLGYPNVRNYDGSWTEWGNLVRNPIEKPSPSIAQPVSA comes from the coding sequence ATGTCATACGCACACCCCGAAGTATTAGTGAGTAGCGACTGGGTGCAGGAACATCTCAACGATCCGAAAGTGAGAGTCGTCGAGGTTGACTATGACTCGGTTGCGAACTATCAGCTGGGACACGTTCCCGGCGCGGTCCTCTTCGACTGGAAGAAGGACCTCAACCACCCCCTCGAAAGAGACATCCTATCGAGACAACAGCTAGAGCAACTATTTGCAAGATCTGGAATTACCCCAGACACCAAGATAGTCCTATACGGCGACTTCAACAACTGGTTCGCAGCCTACGCCTTCTGGGACCTACAATACTACAACGTCAAGAACGTCGTACTAATGAACGGAGGCCGGAAAAAATGGATCGACGAAGACAAACCCCTGACCAAAGACATCCCAACCTACCCAAGCGCAAACTACAAGGCCTCAGGACCCGATGAAAGCGTCAGAGTCTACTTCAAACAAGCTCTCGACCTCTACCGGAGACCCAACGTGAAACTCGTCGACGTCAGAGGACCAAAAGAATTCACAGGCGAAGTCCTAGCACCACCAGAGTACCCGACAGAGCACGCGCAACGTGGAGGCCACATACCTGGAGCAGTCAACATTCCATGGTCCCATGCCGTCCGAGAAGACGGCACCTTCAAAAGCCCAGACGAACTGAAGAAGCTATACGAGGATAAGGGCATCGTCGCCGGCCGAGACATTGTGACCTACTGCCGCATCGGCGAAAGATCCTCGTTCACCTGGTTCGTGCTAAAGTACCTCCTCGGCTACCCCAACGTGCGAAACTACGACGGGTCATGGACCGAGTGGGGGAACCTAGTGCGAAACCCTATCGAGAAACCAAGCCCGTCGATAGCCCAACCCGTTTCAGCATAA
- a CDS encoding sulfurtransferase TusA family protein produces the protein MEIDHCSFPDGLMYDLEGNTWITSERSGEITVGVTSLLSAIAGKFTSARLRPAGSRIERGRSLGTLESLKFVGPIRSPASGLISAVNGDIIKRPKLLNDAPYTDGWIVRLKPSSLKSEKALLSGASGATETFRRRIAEFHARCFKAFPDHEMVEIGMECSAVLVRLNELLATVPIGDVVHLVTDDPTSYVEMVRWTDQTGHELVDWRQEGNLFHFIVRKAL, from the coding sequence TTGGAGATAGATCATTGCAGTTTCCCCGACGGTCTCATGTACGATCTGGAAGGCAACACTTGGATAACGAGTGAAAGAAGCGGTGAGATAACTGTCGGCGTGACGAGTCTTCTCTCCGCGATCGCGGGAAAATTCACTTCTGCTCGCCTGCGGCCTGCGGGATCACGAATCGAGCGAGGTAGAAGCTTGGGTACCCTTGAAAGTCTGAAATTCGTTGGTCCTATTCGATCGCCCGCTTCAGGGCTCATTTCCGCGGTAAACGGTGATATCATCAAGAGACCGAAACTTCTCAACGACGCACCATATACTGATGGATGGATTGTCAGGCTGAAACCATCGAGTCTCAAGTCAGAGAAGGCCCTCCTATCAGGGGCGTCGGGTGCGACAGAGACTTTCCGGAGAAGAATTGCCGAATTTCACGCTCGTTGTTTCAAGGCCTTTCCTGACCACGAGATGGTTGAGATTGGGATGGAGTGTTCTGCCGTTCTGGTCCGTCTAAACGAGCTTCTCGCGACAGTTCCAATAGGAGATGTTGTTCATCTTGTGACCGATGATCCCACCTCTTACGTGGAGATGGTGCGTTGGACGGACCAGACCGGTCACGAGTTAGTTGACTGGCGGCAGGAAGGAAACCTCTTCCACTTCATCGTGCGGAAAGCACTCTGA
- a CDS encoding DUF2283 domain-containing protein codes for MLKPEKLDVEYDKENDVLYVSTGKPREADDSVEPQEGVVIRTRKGQLVGITIIGLHSHLSS; via the coding sequence GTGCTGAAACCTGAGAAGCTCGATGTTGAGTATGACAAAGAGAACGACGTGCTCTATGTCTCCACTGGTAAGCCGCGAGAAGCGGATGATAGCGTCGAGCCACAGGAAGGAGTTGTCATCCGGACCAGAAAGGGGCAGCTCGTTGGGATCACGATCATCGGACTGCACAGCCATCTATCCTCCTGA
- a CDS encoding antitoxin VapB family protein, with protein MGTKTISLEDSAYTRLKAAKRPGESFSDAVNRVLGAKEPSFLDFRGLLHSSSADRLAQTIARMKQEDIRAQRTRVAHKS; from the coding sequence ATGGGCACTAAGACAATATCGCTGGAGGATTCCGCCTACACGAGGTTGAAGGCAGCGAAGAGACCTGGGGAGAGTTTTTCCGATGCGGTAAATAGGGTGCTGGGCGCAAAAGAGCCCTCCTTCCTGGATTTTCGAGGTCTGCTTCACAGTAGTTCTGCTGACCGCCTTGCTCAAACGATCGCGCGTATGAAACAAGAGGACATAAGAGCGCAAAGGACGCGAGTCGCCCACAAGTCGTGA
- a CDS encoding pyridoxamine 5'-phosphate oxidase family protein, with protein MIQTPTWVQDVFDRYLICEFTSIDNGKPVTFPLLFFYDNNPPKFAVTSSILFSRKIEHMKKNPKVSLLFSNPEGSGIEKHVVLVQGVAKCDDSDLDHGWERYLPMWRKKEPYIDGFLAARERFSWFWKRIVVEIEPKKILAWKNGDTSKPAEAIKV; from the coding sequence TTGATCCAAACTCCGACTTGGGTTCAAGACGTCTTCGATCGCTACCTGATCTGTGAATTCACTTCGATAGATAACGGAAAGCCCGTGACATTTCCCCTACTCTTCTTCTACGACAATAACCCACCCAAGTTCGCCGTAACATCTAGCATACTGTTCTCGCGAAAGATCGAACATATGAAGAAAAACCCGAAGGTCTCGCTTCTCTTCTCTAACCCCGAAGGCAGTGGAATAGAGAAGCATGTAGTCCTCGTCCAAGGCGTTGCGAAATGCGATGATTCTGACCTCGACCATGGATGGGAGAGGTATCTTCCCATGTGGCGGAAGAAGGAGCCTTACATCGACGGATTCCTTGCGGCCCGGGAGCGGTTCAGCTGGTTCTGGAAAAGAATTGTAGTCGAAATAGAACCGAAGAAGATTCTGGCATGGAAGAACGGAGACACATCCAAACCCGCGGAGGCAATCAAGGTTTGA
- a CDS encoding PIN domain-containing protein: MGITIDSNFIIHLLRSDPAALAKAKQIDDSGQAKFLSTPVLYEISAGLIFTGSRTEASAFRALASRFGSLPFDEAAAVRAAEIRAELLRLGRAKSHVDIMIAGIALEGSHALVTRDRDFEEIAETLGLNVETY; this comes from the coding sequence TTGGGCATCACCATAGACTCCAATTTCATAATACACCTTCTCCGCTCCGATCCCGCCGCTTTGGCCAAAGCAAAACAGATTGACGATAGTGGCCAGGCAAAGTTTCTAAGCACTCCTGTTCTTTACGAGATCTCTGCAGGTCTCATTTTCACTGGCTCCAGGACCGAGGCGAGTGCTTTTCGAGCGCTAGCGTCAAGGTTCGGCAGCCTGCCCTTCGATGAAGCCGCGGCTGTTAGGGCGGCTGAGATCAGAGCTGAACTATTGCGCTTAGGAAGAGCGAAGAGCCATGTGGACATAATGATCGCAGGAATCGCACTCGAAGGCTCTCATGCGCTAGTCACTAGGGATCGTGATTTCGAGGAGATCGCCGAAACTTTAGGTCTAAATGTAGAGACTTATTGA
- a CDS encoding Gar1/Naf1 family protein, with the protein MPGAGLRRLGKVLHMSKSGNLIVKLEQPPVPAERTRVVDYKIKKIGTVNNILGPVKSPYVSVRPEGAGEGFSGRVLYLLEDN; encoded by the coding sequence GTGCCAGGTGCGGGATTAAGACGGCTTGGCAAAGTTCTGCACATGTCTAAAAGCGGTAACCTCATAGTCAAACTCGAGCAGCCACCGGTGCCAGCAGAGCGGACCCGAGTGGTTGACTACAAGATCAAGAAGATAGGGACTGTCAACAATATTCTCGGTCCTGTGAAGAGTCCATATGTCTCCGTAAGACCGGAAGGTGCCGGTGAGGGGTTCTCGGGCAGGGTCTTGTACCTTTTAGAGGATAATTAG
- a CDS encoding transcription initiation factor IIB produces MVEEVGQTLERGAESSSRRIRLCPECGGSRLMRDYDAAEVVCMACGYVVQEKIADTRPEWRAFDDEQRAKRARTGAPMTYTIHDKGLSTIIDWRDRPSGTKGVSADQRIELYKLRKWQRRVRVSDATERNLAVALSELSKLSSALSLPKNILETASVIYRRAIKRRLIRGRSIHNVTAAAIYMSCRQCGVPRTLDEIASVSTLNKKDIGRSYRFMLRELGMFVPPSANRNYAARFSNKLTISGKAEGIAIRILEIARQMKLTSGRGPAGIAAASTYIATVLTNERKTQREIAEIANVTEVTIRNRYKELLEKLMIEVPI; encoded by the coding sequence TTGGTTGAAGAAGTAGGCCAGACGCTAGAGCGGGGAGCAGAGAGCAGTTCGCGAAGGATACGATTGTGTCCGGAGTGTGGTGGTTCACGGCTGATGCGTGACTATGACGCTGCGGAGGTTGTCTGTATGGCCTGCGGATATGTTGTGCAAGAAAAGATTGCTGATACACGGCCTGAGTGGCGCGCGTTTGACGACGAACAGCGAGCGAAGAGAGCGCGCACTGGTGCGCCGATGACGTATACTATTCATGATAAGGGCCTCTCGACAATTATCGACTGGCGTGATCGTCCATCGGGGACGAAGGGCGTCTCGGCCGATCAAAGGATTGAGTTGTACAAGCTGCGGAAGTGGCAGCGACGTGTCCGCGTGTCGGACGCGACGGAGCGGAACCTGGCTGTTGCGTTGTCGGAGCTGAGCAAGTTGTCCTCGGCCCTTTCCTTACCGAAGAATATTCTCGAGACAGCGTCTGTCATTTATCGTCGCGCTATCAAGAGGCGTTTGATCCGTGGTCGATCGATTCACAACGTGACCGCGGCGGCGATCTACATGTCGTGTCGTCAGTGTGGTGTTCCTCGGACTCTGGATGAGATTGCTAGCGTGTCGACGCTGAACAAGAAGGACATCGGTCGGAGCTACCGGTTCATGCTGCGGGAGCTCGGGATGTTTGTTCCTCCGTCTGCGAACAGGAATTATGCGGCTCGGTTTTCGAACAAGCTGACTATCTCGGGGAAGGCGGAGGGTATTGCTATTCGGATTTTGGAGATTGCACGGCAGATGAAGCTGACGAGTGGGCGTGGTCCGGCGGGTATTGCGGCGGCGTCTACGTATATTGCGACGGTGTTGACGAATGAGCGTAAGACGCAGCGGGAGATTGCGGAGATTGCGAACGTGACAGAGGTTACGATCCGGAACCGGTACAAGGAGCTTCTTGAGAAGCTCATGATAGAAGTCCCGATTTAG
- a CDS encoding Lrp/AsnC family transcriptional regulator, with protein sequence MPKARFQGYLKLVEAHYHPRGEMKRHVRAFIYVAAVLGKESKVADALFKLAEVKEVHVIPGRHDIMAVVEVPRKLLEPDAQSIYWFIVDRIKAIGDVTDTETLIPIVSASKWSD encoded by the coding sequence TTGCCAAAGGCGCGATTTCAGGGATATCTGAAATTGGTTGAGGCTCATTATCATCCAAGGGGCGAAATGAAGAGACATGTTCGTGCTTTCATCTATGTGGCTGCAGTCTTGGGTAAAGAGTCGAAGGTCGCCGACGCACTGTTCAAACTTGCGGAGGTCAAGGAGGTTCACGTTATTCCGGGAAGGCACGACATTATGGCAGTTGTCGAGGTTCCTAGAAAACTTCTAGAGCCTGATGCTCAGAGCATCTACTGGTTCATAGTTGATCGTATCAAAGCAATCGGGGATGTCACCGACACGGAAACCCTGATTCCGATAGTCTCGGCTTCGAAATGGTCGGACTAG